One genomic window of Daphnia pulex isolate KAP4 chromosome 10, ASM2113471v1 includes the following:
- the LOC124203626 gene encoding mitogen-activated protein kinase kinase kinase 13-like gives MAQAMDNNIHPKMDIQMGTALVGPMESRNVPSTIHVRNLCQNGNNLMDQQYYPHKSESPMPLIPGPIQTRICSSPAGLSTGRQHLSSAGTEETLTESESSGWLGGLFGRIRSAFRNWDNHGNKGDEWDIPFEALSDLEHLASGTQGVVYKARMRSEIVAVKKVNDKNEIEIPALRQLNHPNIVRFKGACNEAPNYCLVMEYCPNGTLYDFLRSENKLSPQLTFDWAVEIAAGMHYLHQNNIMHRDLKSPNILLDANNVVKITDFGTCRTFTNQSILMTVIGTYAWMAPEVICKGKSGKKADVWSYGVVLWELLTRETPYRDKNYGAILYGVGSNQLQLHLPPTLPAALLDLMEKCRDKTARKRPSFLEILRHLSDCSAELVDQEPVNYANLQLEWKKEICSFATYRSNHHSTVSSGQERETMDAVFINEDNNRNNNNNDYVDGGNSLANRQAQIKHVEDLLKDKLIELVQSKVYNEVVYYMDVLKEMKPKNKEMRAKQRKRSYKRSVVRSRSVKSIKERLESGPAPGRQEVKETCQREEEEETSNESSSRSMGPTQSSWETCSDEEEEMKSSPVSLSRKSFGRNPIRTRKPFRDRPTSLYSRNSLDENRLSLVSVNEDDGDVPEV, from the exons ATGGCTCAAGCGATGGATAATAATATTCATCCGAAGATGGACATTCAAATGGGCACAGCTCTGGTGGGACCCATGGAATCTCGCAACGTTCCGTCCACCATCCACGTCCGCAACCTATGCCAAAACGGAAACAACCT GATGGACCAGCAATATTATCCGCACAAATCGGAATCTCCAATGCCTTTGATACCGGGGCCTATCCAGACCCGAATCTGCTCATCGCCGGCGGGTCTGTCAACTGGCCGTCAACATTTATCATCCGCCGGAACCGAAGAAACTTTAACCGAATCAGAATCGTCCGGCTGGTTGGGCGGATTATTCGGCCGCATTCGTTCAGCGTTCCGGAATTGGGACAACCATGGCAATAAAG GTGACGAGTGGGATATTCCATTCGAAGCGCTCAGTGATCTCGAGCATTTAGCATCCGGCACTCAAGGTGTCGTCTACAAAGCCCGGATGCGTAGTGAAATTGTCGCCGTCAAAAAAGTCAACGATAAGAATGAGATTGAAATTCCGGCCCTTCGTCAACTCAATCATCCAAACATTGTCCGCTTCAA GGGAGCGTGTAATGAAGCGCCTAATTATTGTTTGGTGATGGAATATTGTCCGAACGGAACGCTGTACGATTTTCTCCGGAGTGAAAACAAGTTGTCGCCCCAATTGACCTTCGACTGGGCCGTCGAGATCGCTGCCGGAATGCACTATCTCCACCAAAACAACATCATGCATCGTGACCTGAAAAGTCCAAA tATCTTGCTGGATGCCAACAACGTGGTGAAAATCACCGATTTTGGCACATGCCGGACATTCACCAATCAAAGCATCTTGATGACGGTCATTGGCACGTACGCCTGGATGGCGCCCGAAGTCATTTGCAAaggaaaaagtggaaaaaaagcCGACGTttg GTCTTATGGCGTCGTTCTGTGGGAGCTCCTGACTAGGGAGACGCCCTATCGCGACAAAAATTACGGCGCCATCCTCTACGGTGTGGGCAGCAATCAGCTGCAGCTGCATCTTCCGCCAACCCTTCCGGCGGCCTTGCTCGACTTGATGGAAAAGTGCAGGGACAAGACTGCTCGCAAACGGCCCTCGTTTTTGGAGATTCTACGCCACCTATCCGACTGTTCGGCCGAACTGGTGGACCAGGAGCCGGTAAACTACGCCAATCTCCAATTGGAGTGGAAGAAGGAGATTTGCTCCTTCGCCACCTACCGCAGCAATCACCACTCGACCGTTTCGAGCGGCCAGGAACGGGAGACGATGGATGCCGTGTTCATCAACGAAGATAACaatcgaaacaacaacaacaacgattACGTCGACGGTGGAAACTCTTTGGCGAATCGGCAGGCTCAAATCAAACACGTCGAAGACCTCCTAAAAGACAAGCTGATTGAGCTGGTGCAAAGTAAAGTCTACAACGAGGTCGTCTATTACATGGACGTTctcaaagaaatgaaacctaaaaacaaagaaat GAGGGCCAAACAGCGCAAACGAAGTTACAAGCGAAGTGTCGTCAGGAGTCGATCGGTGAAATCAATCAAGGAGCGATTGGAATCAGGACCAGCTCCTGGACGCCAAGAGGTCAAGGAAACGTGCCAAcgggaggaagaggaggagacGTCGAATGAGTCCAGCTCCAGATCAATGGGGCCCACCCAATCCAGCTGGGAGACGTGCTCCGACGAGGAAGAGGAAATGAAAAGTTCGCCCGTCTCCCTGTCTCGCAAAAG CTTTGGGCGGAATCCAATCCGGACGCGCAAACCTTTCAGGGATCGTCCCACTTCGCTCTACTCGCGAAATTCGCTCGACGAAAATCGCCTTTCACTTGTTTCGGTCAACGAAGATGACGGAGACGTGCCGgaagtttga